In Spodoptera frugiperda isolate SF20-4 chromosome 28, AGI-APGP_CSIRO_Sfru_2.0, whole genome shotgun sequence, one genomic interval encodes:
- the LOC118265421 gene encoding nose resistant to fluoxetine protein 6-like, which yields MKLLVLLFLITVLKNGCFVNAHLDMVVPDHKNVFDLNLYESVLDPELCEKQLNHMLDNDQELLFEFFDAGIRTPRGILTGGVLDLGNYHQCLGIRKQIPSSVVEGKYCMINVPLDQDWPSLPTTPSLPDITWPDITWPPQNQRYLKWRENVAKKSSELRVAMAGYDSFSGATNESSSALAALTFRLGVCIPKACTPRSAINSIFGGLNTSPIEFEESYCRLPKDKHWVAGDYVALVIFGIFILLVAISTAYDIRHNIFLQKDPKKINKLWVAFSAYTNTRRLVTYTPVPGTLECLDGIRSFAMMWVIIGHTFVTQTQSQIMGNPADALAWMTSLQSVWITAAPITVDTFFTLSGLLLVYTTAGKLTSLKLLKNLHLFYLNRLLRMFPVLAAVILMQISIFNRVADGPYWNVEMTNTHRCRVYWWSTLLHIQNYVNPSHMCLSHSWYLAIDVQLHILSPIVLVWILTGKRKLAWSALVGSLIAVLAAATTYNFIKEFQSGPVIPSRPYDTPDYLINYYVNTLTRASPFFVGLIFGYILHLNRGTKVVINFWSATVMWVCTTVIALLIIYSSYPIMQLDWKNQFADSMINSFMRPAWAMFIGWMIFACEHGYGGPVNWVLCLRAWKVLGRLSYAMYLVHYPLMFVVLAMPIVPIYFDVQFSLYNFFADFLLAVIVAFIVTILIDSPCSVLIKHFMGGGPRRPPQKVAPALEPEMVEKEMKTQL from the exons atgaagttgttagttttattatttttaattaccgtTTTAAAAAATGGATGTTTCGTTAATGCTCATTTAGATATGGTCGTTCCTgaccataaaaatgtttttgatttgAATCTCTATGAATCTGTGTTAGATCCTGAATTATgtgaaaaacaattaaatcatATGCTGGATAATGACCAAGAACTGTTATTTGAAT TCTTCGATGCCGGCATCCGAACTCCAAGAGGTATATTGACTGGCGGCGTCTTAGATCTTGGCAACTATCACCAATGTTTGGGCATACGCAAACAAATACCATCTTCAGTGGTCGAAGGAAAATATTGCATGATAAATGTACCATTGGACCAAGATTGGCCAAGTTTGCCAACAACACCTTCCCTGCCAGATATTACATGGCCAGATATCACATGGCCTCCACAGAACCAACGATATTTAAAATGGAGAGAAAATGTTGCAAAGAAATCAAGTGAACTTCGTGTGGCGATGGCAGGCTATGATTCGTTCAGTGGAGCTACGAATGAAAGCAG CTCTGCTCTAGCTGCGCTCACATTCCGTCTCGGAGTTTGTATACCAAAAGCCTGCACACCGAGATCAGCAATAAATTCTATATTTGGTGGCTTGAATACATCACCAATTGAGTTTGAAGAATCATATTGCCGTTTGCCTAAAGATAAGCACTGGGTAGCCGGCGATTACGTAGCACT AGTAATATTTGGAATTTTCATTCTTCTCGTGGCGATAAGCACTGCTTACGATATACGACATAACATCTTCCTTCAAAAAG ATCCGAAGAAAATCAACAAGCTATGGGTGGCCTTCTCCGCTTACACAAACACTCGTCGTCTGGTCACGTACACCCCTGTTCCTGGAACCTTGGAATGTCTGGACGGCATCAGATCATTCGCTATGATGTGGGTCATCATTGGCCACACGTTCGTCACTCAAACTCAAAGTCAGATTATGGGAAACCCTGCTGATGCTTTAGCT TGGATGACGTCACTCCAATCCGTCTGGATCACAGCAGCTCCTATAACTGTGGACACTTTCTTCACTCTAAGTGGACTTCTGCTTGTTTATACTACAGCTGGAAAATTGACTAGTT TAAAATTACTCAAAAATCTCCACCTTTTCTACCTCAATCGTTTGCTTCGAATGTTCCCCGTGCTTGCTGCAGTTATTCTAATGCAAATTTCAATCTTCAACCGAGTGGCTGACGGTCCATATTGGAATGTCGAGATGACGAATACTCATAGATGCCGAGTATATTGGTGGTCGACGCTGCTACACATACAGAATTATGTCAACCCAAGTCATATG TGTCTCTCACATTCCTGGTACCTGGCCATAGACGTTCAGCTACATATCCTGTCACCTATAGTCCTTGTATGGATTTTGACGGGCAAGAGGAAATTGGCGTGGTCAGCACTCGTTGGGTCTTTGATAGCAGTCCTTGCTGCTGCTACCACTTACAACTTCATAAAGGAGTTCCAATCTGGACCTGTTATACCTTC gcGCCCATACGATACTCcagattatttaattaactactatGTCAACACATTGACGAGAGCTTCACCATTCTTCGTGGGACTCATATTTGGATACATTTTACATCTAAATCGAGGGACGAAAGTTGTTATTAacttt TGGTCTGCAACAGTAATGTGGGTGTGTACGACAGTAATAGCGCTGCTCATCATATACTCCTCGTACCCCATCATGCAGCTTGATTGGAAGAACCAATTTGCTGACAGCATGATCAATTCCTTCATGAGACCTGCGTGGGCCATGTTCATTGGATGGATGATCTTCGCTTGTGAACATGGTTACGGAG gACCAGTGAACTGGGTACTATGCCTCCGTGCCTGGAAAGTGCTAGGACGTCTGTCCTACGCTATGTATCTAGTGCATTATCCTCTTATGTTCGTCGTCCTTGCAATGCCAATTGTACCTATCTATTTCGATGTACAGTTTTCG